CCGTGCCTTCCACGCCGTGCCGCCGACCATGAACGCGCCGGACGGTCGCCCCACCAACGCGATCTTTGGTTTTCTGAACATGTTCCTCAAGATGATCGATGCCTTTAACCCCGACGGTGTGGTCGTGGCGTTTGATAAAGGCAAGCCGCGCGTGCGCATGGAGATGCTGCCGCAGTATAAGGCGCAGCGCCCGCCCATGGACCCCGATTTGCACGCGCAGTTTCCGATGATCAAGGAGCTGCTCGGTGCGCTCAATGTGCCGATTCTGCAGTCTGAGGGCTGGGAAGGCGACGATATCCTGGGAACCATGGCGCGCCTGGGTGAGGAGGCCGGCTGCGACATGCTGCTGGTGACCGGCGACCGCGACATGTATCAGCTCGTGACCGAGCACGTCAACGTGGTCTCGACCCGCAAGGGCCTGTCCGACGTGGCGATCATGACGCCCGAGAGCGTGGACGATCTGTATCACGGCATCACGCCGGCGCTCGTGCCCGACTTTTATGGTCTGAAGGGCGACACGTCGGACAACATTCCCGGCGTACCGGGTATCGGCCCCAAAAAAGCAAGCGCGCTCATCGCGCAGTACGGCAGCCTGGACGAAGTCATCGCGCATGCCGACGAGGTCAAGGGCAAGATGGGCGAGAACCTGCGCGCGCACATCGACGACGCGCTGCTGAGTCGTAAGGTGGCGACCATCCGCACCGATGCGCCCGTTGAGCTCGATTTTGAGGCGACGTCCTTCCCGGCGTTTTCTGCCGATGAGGTGTCCGCAGCACTGGGTACGCTTGGTATCACTGCCATGCAGAACCGTTTCTTGGCACTGATCGGTGACGAGGGTGGCGCTGCTGCCGCTGCTAGCACGTTTGAGATGCCTACGATTGAGCGCACCGCTGCCGGCGATGCCGAGGCGCTTGCTGCCGTGGCGTCCGAGGTTGCCCGTGCGATCGAGGCGGGCGAGTGGGTCGCCGCCGTGGTGGACGACGACAAGGAAGAGGGCGCGCTCTTTGGACTGACGCGCACACTGTGGTTGGCGACGTCCAAGGGCCTGTTCGCGCTCGAGGAGGCCGATGGCGGCACGCCTGCCGCTGTCGAGGGCTTCAACTTCGTCCACGGCGTGATCGCCGGCGTACTTGCGCGCCTGTTTATGGAGGGCCGTGTGGCGAGCCCGGATATGAAGGCGCTGCTGCACGAGCTTTCGCCCATCGATTCTTCTGAGCCCGAGCTCATGGACCCGTTGTCAGTCGATTCCACGCGCATCTTCGATACCGTGGTGGCTGCCTATCTGCTGGATTCCGATCGTTCCGAGTTCGATGAGGCATATCTTGCCGATACGTATTTGCAGATGGCGTTGCCTGCGGCGCGCGGCGCAGAGGGTGCTGGTGAGAACGCTCCGGTGCCAGCCGCCCGTACTGCGGCCCTGACACTGGCGCTGGTCGCACCGCTGCGCGAGTGCATGGCCCGCGAGAATGCCGCCAACGTGTTCGATGGCATCGAGATGCCGCTCGTTCCGGTACTTGCCAAGATGGAGCGCGCGGGCATGCTCGTGGATCCCGATCGGCTGCGCAGCCTGTCCGAGGGTCTGGCGACCCAGATCACCGAGGTCGAGCGCAGCATTCGTGACCTGGCAGGCGACGAGACCTTTAACATCGGCAGCCCCATGCAGCTCTCGCACGTGCTGTTTGATGTTATGGGGCTTCCGACCAAGGGCCTCAAAAAGACCAAGCGCGGCTACTATTCGACCAACGCCAAGGTGCTGAGCGACCTTGCCCGCGACCACGAGATCGTGCGCCTGATTTTGGACTGGCGTGAGAAGTCCAAGATTAAGTCGACCTATCTGGACACGCTAGGTCCGCTGCGCCGTGGT
The DNA window shown above is from Collinsella aerofaciens and carries:
- the polA gene encoding DNA polymerase I, which gives rise to MSDKRRTFAVIDGNSLMHRAFHAVPPTMNAPDGRPTNAIFGFLNMFLKMIDAFNPDGVVVAFDKGKPRVRMEMLPQYKAQRPPMDPDLHAQFPMIKELLGALNVPILQSEGWEGDDILGTMARLGEEAGCDMLLVTGDRDMYQLVTEHVNVVSTRKGLSDVAIMTPESVDDLYHGITPALVPDFYGLKGDTSDNIPGVPGIGPKKASALIAQYGSLDEVIAHADEVKGKMGENLRAHIDDALLSRKVATIRTDAPVELDFEATSFPAFSADEVSAALGTLGITAMQNRFLALIGDEGGAAAAASTFEMPTIERTAAGDAEALAAVASEVARAIEAGEWVAAVVDDDKEEGALFGLTRTLWLATSKGLFALEEADGGTPAAVEGFNFVHGVIAGVLARLFMEGRVASPDMKALLHELSPIDSSEPELMDPLSVDSTRIFDTVVAAYLLDSDRSEFDEAYLADTYLQMALPAARGAEGAGENAPVPAARTAALTLALVAPLRECMARENAANVFDGIEMPLVPVLAKMERAGMLVDPDRLRSLSEGLATQITEVERSIRDLAGDETFNIGSPMQLSHVLFDVMGLPTKGLKKTKRGYYSTNAKVLSDLARDHEIVRLILDWREKSKIKSTYLDTLGPLRRGDGRVHTTYNQTITATGRLSSSDPNLQNIPTRSELGRTVKTAFSAGEGSVFLAVDYSQIELRLLAHLSGDEHLVRAFNEGEDFHAETAARVFGVPVSEVTPDLRSRAKAVNFGIVYGQQAYGLSQSLHISMAEARDMIDRYYEAYPGVRTFLDNVVARAKQTGYAETMYGRRRHIPELKAKNPQLRGFGERTAMNHPMQGTAADIIKIAMARVSRRLEEEGFAAHMILQVHDELDFECPVDEVERLTAMVRDVMEHVVDLRVPLIAEASTGITWADAK